In Candidatus Obscuribacterales bacterium, a single window of DNA contains:
- the rbfA gene encoding 30S ribosome-binding factor RbfA: MSTPRSLRVAQSLKREMSAMLMRDLKDERISGIVSVVDVDLTGDCRSAKIFISVYGDEAAQKGTVDALNEKQGYIRGELCRRLSLRFAPEIVFKLDSSLERGSRVTDLISKISRGEI; encoded by the coding sequence ATGTCGACTCCTCGTTCACTTAGAGTAGCTCAATCCCTTAAGCGTGAGATGTCTGCCATGCTCATGCGTGATTTGAAAGATGAGAGAATATCAGGCATCGTATCCGTAGTTGATGTTGATCTGACAGGCGATTGCCGTTCTGCCAAGATATTCATTTCTGTGTATGGTGATGAAGCTGCTCAAAAAGGCACTGTGGATGCATTGAATGAAAAGCAAGGCTATATTCGCGGTGAACTTTGCCGCAGACTTTCCTTGCGCTTTGCTCCGGAAATTGTTTTCAAACTCGATAGTTCGTTGGAGCGCGGATCACGCGTAACTGATCTCATTTCCAAGATCTCTCGCGGCGAGATTTAA